Within Quercus lobata isolate SW786 chromosome 5, ValleyOak3.0 Primary Assembly, whole genome shotgun sequence, the genomic segment cataaataaatttgtgtgatttagttTATTTCACTTgtacaacatatcattcatagcATGCATAAAAGGGGTACATAGTTCACAAGAGTCTAAAAGACTAGATTCTGTTTGGGCAGAATGGGTGTCTGTTGGGGatataattttatgtaattggtatatcctttgacaaaacacactttacttgtatttggataaaTCTAaataggttcaagatgatcattacaagtggttacattgaagacatgaagattactcaagaactgctcaagaaaagtgtAATTTGCAGGTCTCGGCACCTCCTCGATAGAAGCACaatctgtcgagattcattaaagctcgatagatgtcTCGATCTATTGAGCTTACGAGATTTAGATTATAACCAGTaacgtttttattctaaaaggctatttgtttatgggttttgtataatccttataggactaggaaaacccaaggtttgtgggtttgtataatccttattggacaAGGAAAgtccaaggtttgtgtaaacctatttggaataggagagcccattaagctcTTATTTAAAGGaggtagaaaaagaaaaatctaaccctagagagcttcataaggttttctttttgaaaccctagtcctcttacagaagaaagagttcttgctgcATTTCTTATACGCCTTTaggttctgtaaccaagcaaagtctcttgcaccaacattgaagatcttattggtgtctctatgtgaagctgctgcaaatcaactacaacaatcaaagggttgctgtggagttagtcacgtacatggattcgtgcaaaggagtaagcCGCATACTGGAATCTgcgcatcaaattggttagtcacgtattgggagccgtgcattataaggagagattgtcattacagaataagttcaattgagtattggggtaagagttcaactgtaggttagtaaaAGGTAttaagattcctttacttgtaaccacttgttgtgataatagtggattctcaggagtggtgaccttaaaatcatccgatggggtttttgccgtgttggttttccccatttgtaaacaaatcaccgtgtcaatttaatttccattgcacttagtttaattagtgatttgtttgtactactaCACGCtttacatgttaatttgattaactAGTCGGAAacccgtgcaacgcacgggaacttacctatttataatagactaaaataattttataaaattttaaattgattatgaaactatactattgcATAAATTGCTCCTATCTTTTTGcattacaatttgatgaataagccaaatttagatattgaaaaaaaaataactaaaaatttttGATGTTAAAACGTtcgaaaggggaaaaaaaatcagaaaatttactGGCAGtgcctagaaattattgaaacaaaacaaaatatatatgactaccaaatagagaaatataagagaaagataggttaccttcaagagaataatccatagttataacagttgaaatttgctaaactgtttcaaatattgcaaaaaattgaatccaaaaatttagatggtcaaactttcaaaagaaaataaaattaaaaatcaaaacattcagaacctacaaattataaaaacaaaacaaaaaaaaagtcattattgcgagacaatttcagtaaggatggaaagcttttttaagttttttttaatccaattcttcctaattgatgaaaaatttggttcaaacattgtcgaacactttgaaggtgcaaataatataggcttccaacataatctttcattaataaacaaagaagcatgacatcataagagaaaacataagataacatatagTGCATATGCCTTACTCCACAGCTGTGAgaaaatatccacacaaaaggaattgaaaacttgtacatacgtctccataaggtaaagcttaaggttatataatctaaaataatatagaatatagcatctttgaaccacacaaaaagttaacaaacttactacaatacttatagttatactatatattgtaaagtactactccatacaaaacaaaagcaaaaaaaactaattcacaaaaaacagaaaaagcaatagcaagcgtaccaaagaaattaaagtttagggttttctctcttaatGGAGACAGACAGAGGAAAttgctttagggttttcaaagattttgtctcatatatatatatatatatatatatatataagagactcctgttaggactttttcactatttagttttaaaaattaaaatttttttaaattaaaatgatgatgtggaaaattgtgggagtttcaaaggtttcggttttatatagatatagattattaaacttgactaattaatcaattaattaattacaatgGGTCAATACGTTTTGGCCTATcagtgcctaacaccttcccattccataacctAGCCTCTGAATCTAGTTTCTTTGGATAGGTAGACTTAAGTCTTATCTTTGTCTTAtttttgggtagattgtaactaggacccaaacccttgtaattttcaatttaccaaatgtatttttttcaatcaataaaGGAATTATTCAGTCATGTATTTTTGTATatagattttcttattttttgtataaaaaataaagtggtgactccataccacttacccaaaaagagagatttCCTAAAAAGCAGACAAAatcaatttctctcttttttgagaggcaCTTTTGAGGTCTCTCACAATATTGAAGAAGTTTCAGCCTTGTTTCGACTTGATCGCCTTGGTTTCTAACTgaagagagagattgaagaTCTCCTTCAATAATGGGTTGGAGGAGGAGATTGTTGTGGGTCCAACCCATGTGaaagctcatttaatgagtgTGTTGGCCAAAAGATTTCTAACTTAAGTCATGTTAGTAATTCATATTCTGCTAGGAAAAGAAGACTAAGGTGGTtgaagcttttatttttatttttttattttttataatatatataaaaagcatgTGTGTGTTGCATATTgaatagaaaacaaataaagaggAAGAtgcacaaaagaaaagagagagcagTTAAGAGAGAGCTGCTTCGAGAAAAAGAAGACGGCCAAGAGAGAGCTGTGTGtggagaagaaaatagaaagaagagagTAAAGTGTTGCCGCCTTTGAGAAAGATaattagtgtgtgtgagagataagaaaaacaagagaaatTTTTCTTTAGTCGTGAGACATGTacaagaattattgtaattaatttgataatagtgaattgaTTCAGAGTTTGTCCCATGTTTTTTCCCTCCAAAGAGAAAGAGttttataagtaaatatttgTATTCTTGTGTGTGATTGCTATTTTGAATTGATAGTTTTTGTGATGATATTATTTGGGACCCAAAACAAACACGCCCATAATTTCTTAGATGCAACAAAATTTGAGCAGAAACTACATAACATATAttgcttgatttctttttttctttttcataactTAATTTggtaatgaaattttcaatcaaaacatatcaaaaaaataaaaacgctttatttttcaataaagaaCTAAATTATTTACCCAtgtgatgtattttttttccctgatgATCAAGTAGCACAAAATACATCAAATAAGCAATTGAATTGCAGAAAACATTCTACTTCCGCTTGTTTGGAAGAGTAGGGATGCTTTGTTCATTCCTAAAGAAGTTACCAGGATCAACCTTAGTCTTAATCTCTACCAACCTGTTGAAATTACCCTTGAAATACTTGATCCCATAAACTCTTCCTTCTTGGTAACTTGCCTTGCCATTATGGTTAATCCCCAAGTCAAGATCTTTATAGTTAAAAAATGCCTCCCTTGGATACTTGGACACAAATGGAGTCATGAAACTGTAAAGCTTTCTTGTCAAATTTATATAGTAATCTGTAACCTCTTCCCCACCCTCATTCCAATTGGCTGCATACTGAATCTTTGCCAGGTTCCCTGCTCGATGCGGGAAAGGAACTGCCTCAGCTGGAATCTCACTCATTCTTCCACCGTAAGGATTGAATGTCAGTGCCACGTACTTCAGCTCAATCAATTTCTTCCAAATCAACTCCAACCCAGCCTTTGAAATCGGCTCCTTCACATAGTCTGATTTTCTCTTCAAGTAAGTTAGTGTTTGAGGTACTCGACTAAGCAAAACATCATTTGGCGTGCCAAGAGCGAAGTTTGTCCAGAAAAGCACAGATTGAACCCAGCTGGTTTCATTgcaatctgatttttttaaacccaattCGGGAAAGCTCTTGTTCATGACAGAGAGAAGTTGCCCAGAGTCACCAAGGAAAAGAGCAAAAAATGTAGCTCTTCCAGTATTCTCTTTATTTGTGCCATTTACCACGTCCAAGATAAGCCTGATGAAAAGGTTTTCATCGAGCTTATCTGCAACATGTTGCCACTTAGACACAATGTCTGTGGCATTTTGTTCCAAGGTTTTTGCTACTTTGAAAACAGTAACTATTTCTGGAACACGAACAAGTTTGATTTTATATGACACAACCACTCCAAAGCTagctcctccaccacctctaaTAGCCCAAAACAAATCTTCTCCCATAGATTTTCTATTCAGAAGTCTTCCTTTGACATCAACTAATTGTGCATCAATAATGTTATCGACTGAGAGGCCGTACTTCCTCATCATGTTGCCATAGCCTCCTCCACTAAAATGGCCTCCAACACCAACTGTGGGACAAACCCCAGCTGGGAAACCATGGGTGTTGCTTTTCTCATAGATTCTATAATAAACTTCACCAAGAGTTGCTCCGGCTTGAACCCAAGCAGTCTCACTTTCCACATCAATGTGAATGGATCGGAGATTGAACATGTCAAGGACGAAGAATGGGACTTCTGCCACATAAGACACCCCCTCATAGTCATGGCCTCCACTTCGGATTTTTATTTGGAGGTTATGCGTTTGAGCACAAACGATGGCTGCTTGAATATGAGACTCATGCAAAGCAGTGACAATGAGAAAAGGTTTACGAGTTGTGGTCGTGTTGAATCGAAGGTTTCGGATGTAGGCTTGCAAGACAGATGAGAAGGAGCCAATGTTGGGAGTATATATTGCTGCAGAGATTGGATGGGATGGCTGAGAATGGTTTAAAAGGCAGTGAATAAAGGACTCAGAAGCTGATACTTGCCTTGAGAGAGAAAGTAGGAGAAATATTGAGAGCAATGGAAGCATTGTTGCCCTTAAAATCCCCATATTTGGTATAATGGATTGGGCCTAGTAAAAGAGGCTGAGTTTTTACTTGAATCGCCTAGCTAGGGtggaaatatatatagagattGGCCGGCTAAGAAACTCGTTGAACAATAGATGAGAAGATTTTGTAAGCCACCTCTTATTTTGACCAAGAAAATTCGATGCACAAGAGATTGAAACGTGAGATTTAGACATTGAGATTTGAGTATCCAAATCATCGAATACAAATCATCATATaaacattttattattgatCAGAGccctatattaaaaaaaaatgtttgtcaTATGTAGCAATATTATAGAATTCTTATATGcatcataaatttatttctaGAACCCATATCCAAATCTGCAATGTCATGCATGCACATGCCTCTCTGCGCCATATAATATCGCTGCTCTTGACCTAAATTCAATTAAGGATTACTATAACAGATTATTTTTGCTTCTACCGCCACCACGTACATTTCTTCATTTCTGCTTCTCCTAGAACATGTTGCTTATCCTACGAGCCGAAAGACCcgttagaatttttttcatttggtcGTTAGTTtcattgtttgattttctgtGTCTGTGTTTTAATTGGTTCCGTTCACAAACAGTGCAGGTTAATCAGCAGTTAGCATCTACTTACGTAAGacaatattaatattttacGTGCACaacatataatataattcaaaattgttAGGCGAAGATAGGGTTATAAAAGAGTTGAGCACAGTTGCACATGACTAGATGTTGAAATTTCgttcatttattttgtaatcaaactttACCTGCCTTTGAGTTATAATGAACTCAATTTATATGTTCAAGTTTAATTCATTAATTTACTGAATAAGATCCAAGGTAAGGTTATAAAAGAATCGAGCAAAGTTGAACACAAAGATGTTGAATTTtggttcatttattttattatcaaactttACCTAACTTTGATTAATGAACCTCAACATTATAAACTTATACCATTACAAACTTTGTTGAGTCGGTTAAATAACTTTACCTAGTATACAACTTTTATGTCAAAAACATGTATTtataccttttatatataaagcatATAATCTGTTATTCTAAAAATTTACTAACTAATTTATTTAGACACTTTAAGAGCAGTACGTATTTTGACATTTTCTATACAGCTatcatgaaataaaattgtacCTCTCTCAAATTTGACTTTATagtgtgggttccagttagctcaattggtaaagtttctgatagttgtataagagatctagggtttaatctccacttacaccaaaaaattaattagtgtcttggtctgatgataaattTATCATCAGGAGCGTAcactataagttgaaactctctcaacaaaaataaaaaataaaaaaattgactttatAGTTGCAGTGTTTCAATCAACCCAAAAAGGCTGAAGTCATAATCATGAGGTTCTGCGTAATATAGCCAAATTGTCCTATTTTAATTACCATACACATTAGTACTATCTAATTCAATTTGAATCACGCAATCCGGAAAATcacaataataatttaaaatattctcCTATGAGAGAAGACGTTGCGCAAAAACGAAAGATGCAAGGACAGAACTACTAATTGAATTAGGGGCCATGCACCTCCTAGCCCCtgaattgtttttatttgttagtattaTGTCTTAAAGCTTCTCGCAATATATGGTcaaattttaaagttatattacaaaaattacaCCTATTTCATTTTCAAAGATTAAGGTAGTCCGCATagactcttcttcttcttcttcttcttcttcctttttttttttttttttttttttggtgagaagaATAGTCCGCATAGACTTAAAAACTGGAA encodes:
- the LOC115992214 gene encoding berberine bridge enzyme-like 8: MGILRATMLPLLSIFLLLSLSRQVSASESFIHCLLNHSQPSHPISAAIYTPNIGSFSSVLQAYIRNLRFNTTTTRKPFLIVTALHESHIQAAIVCAQTHNLQIKIRSGGHDYEGVSYVAEVPFFVLDMFNLRSIHIDVESETAWVQAGATLGEVYYRIYEKSNTHGFPAGVCPTVGVGGHFSGGGYGNMMRKYGLSVDNIIDAQLVDVKGRLLNRKSMGEDLFWAIRGGGGASFGVVVSYKIKLVRVPEIVTVFKVAKTLEQNATDIVSKWQHVADKLDENLFIRLILDVVNGTNKENTGRATFFALFLGDSGQLLSVMNKSFPELGLKKSDCNETSWVQSVLFWTNFALGTPNDVLLSRVPQTLTYLKRKSDYVKEPISKAGLELIWKKLIELKYVALTFNPYGGRMSEIPAEAVPFPHRAGNLAKIQYAANWNEGGEEVTDYYINLTRKLYSFMTPFVSKYPREAFFNYKDLDLGINHNGKASYQEGRVYGIKYFKGNFNRLVEIKTKVDPGNFFRNEQSIPTLPNKRK